In Candidatus Methanomethylophilus alvi Mx1201, a genomic segment contains:
- a CDS encoding DNA-directed DNA polymerase, with protein MGGTYDVRLLSASYSSDREGEPYIELFGKTRDRRSILIAAYGFKPYFFIVDPDASAEESLKTDKEIVDLAHTDLYYKGEVRDCLKITLDSPWSVPHIRNRLARRYTVLAGDIQYHDRFIYDTDMGSCIRVTGEDVDLDYCTDIKIRMEGFENIDSFDPGLKFLSFDIENSITEQTIYCICTKVEEAGEYTTPDPIYGDEKEIIRKFAELIESVDPDVITGYNIDNYDIRKIIERAEYNRMKDALPWGRDRGQPRLFSERFWRVKGRLITDAWWAVKKELRPKQETLNAVSKLILGEEKLDVDPKHMDDEWKNNRARVIEYCIQDANLALRILLTVGTIRKGMDLATVSKLPVEDVLVSGTSTLADSLLIRAADRSGVGVPMSGKRKAQRDDQIAGGYVHTMKPGLYHWVIVLDFKSMYPSLIIANNICFTTLCEDGDIVSPSGARYASPEKKRGLLPTILSGLMAQRDSIKRNMKATEDPAEHSYLDGLQAAVKIVMNTFYGVFASDFYRFTDKSIGASITAFARKNITGIIDSLEKEGHPVIYGDTDSVFILSPKHDLEGAVEFGKTQSERFSKNGMTLEFEKLMEPLFSHGMKKRYVGRIVWPEKHDDLLVRGYEIRRSDSFDLQSRMLTELFGKILDEDNEGALALVKDTIRDVMAGKVPPEDLVISRTCKGLDAYENPERMANIQAAKKMMDMGYNFIPGMKISWIVTDASTAPQEVEPFISGVPFNKKPDYRYYAGRLAQMASRITEVFGWTEADLLLGSQQKTLFDDDFIPLRPKKEGPEDVKKSTDEKIQKKKSKTVSLDQFF; from the coding sequence ATGGGCGGCACATATGACGTAAGACTCCTGAGCGCATCATATTCCAGCGACAGAGAGGGCGAGCCCTACATCGAACTGTTCGGAAAGACCCGCGACAGGAGATCCATACTCATAGCCGCCTATGGATTCAAACCCTATTTCTTCATAGTTGATCCGGACGCATCCGCGGAAGAGAGCCTGAAGACGGATAAGGAGATCGTCGATCTGGCACATACCGACCTATATTACAAAGGGGAGGTCCGCGACTGCCTGAAGATCACCTTGGACAGCCCTTGGTCCGTACCCCATATAAGAAACCGTCTTGCCCGGAGATACACCGTCCTTGCCGGGGACATCCAATATCACGACCGCTTCATCTACGACACGGACATGGGGTCCTGCATACGGGTGACGGGGGAGGATGTGGACCTCGACTACTGCACAGACATAAAGATCAGGATGGAGGGGTTCGAAAACATAGATTCCTTCGACCCCGGTCTAAAATTCCTGTCCTTCGACATAGAGAACAGCATCACCGAGCAAACGATCTACTGCATTTGCACAAAAGTGGAGGAGGCGGGGGAGTATACCACCCCCGATCCGATATACGGGGACGAGAAGGAGATCATAAGGAAATTCGCAGAGCTCATCGAAAGCGTCGACCCGGACGTCATAACCGGATACAACATCGACAACTACGATATCAGGAAGATAATCGAACGGGCCGAATACAACAGGATGAAGGATGCATTACCTTGGGGAAGGGACCGCGGACAACCGAGGCTCTTCAGCGAGAGATTCTGGAGGGTGAAGGGAAGGCTGATCACCGACGCATGGTGGGCGGTGAAAAAGGAACTCAGACCGAAACAGGAGACCCTCAACGCCGTATCCAAACTCATCCTGGGGGAGGAGAAGCTTGACGTCGACCCCAAGCACATGGATGACGAGTGGAAGAACAACCGTGCCCGCGTCATCGAATACTGCATCCAGGATGCCAATCTGGCACTCCGCATACTCCTCACCGTCGGCACGATAAGGAAGGGCATGGACCTTGCGACCGTATCCAAACTGCCTGTGGAGGACGTCCTCGTCTCCGGAACATCGACTTTGGCGGACTCCCTGCTGATACGCGCCGCGGACCGCAGCGGTGTCGGAGTCCCCATGAGCGGGAAGAGGAAGGCCCAGAGGGACGACCAGATCGCAGGAGGGTATGTCCATACGATGAAGCCCGGGCTGTATCACTGGGTCATCGTCCTGGACTTCAAATCCATGTATCCCTCGCTCATCATAGCCAACAACATATGTTTCACCACCCTGTGCGAAGACGGCGACATAGTGTCGCCGTCAGGGGCCAGATATGCCTCCCCTGAGAAGAAGAGAGGACTGTTGCCCACCATTCTGTCGGGACTGATGGCCCAGAGGGATTCCATAAAGAGGAATATGAAGGCGACGGAGGATCCGGCGGAACACAGCTACCTGGACGGGCTCCAGGCAGCGGTGAAGATAGTCATGAACACCTTCTACGGTGTTTTCGCATCCGACTTCTATCGTTTCACCGACAAAAGCATAGGGGCTTCCATTACAGCATTCGCCAGAAAGAACATAACCGGGATCATCGACAGTCTGGAGAAGGAAGGACACCCGGTGATATACGGGGACACGGACTCCGTATTCATCCTGTCCCCGAAACACGACCTGGAAGGGGCGGTAGAATTCGGGAAGACGCAATCCGAACGTTTCTCGAAGAACGGCATGACACTGGAATTCGAGAAGTTGATGGAGCCTCTGTTCTCCCATGGGATGAAGAAGAGATATGTCGGCAGGATAGTATGGCCGGAAAAGCATGACGACCTGCTTGTCAGAGGGTATGAGATACGCCGCTCGGACTCTTTCGATCTGCAGAGCAGGATGCTCACGGAACTGTTCGGGAAGATCCTCGACGAGGACAACGAAGGAGCTCTGGCACTTGTAAAGGACACCATACGTGACGTGATGGCCGGGAAAGTCCCGCCGGAGGATCTCGTGATCTCCCGCACCTGCAAAGGACTGGACGCCTACGAGAATCCGGAACGCATGGCCAACATCCAAGCGGCGAAAAAGATGATGGACATGGGATACAACTTCATCCCCGGTATGAAGATATCCTGGATCGTCACCGATGCATCCACCGCACCTCAGGAGGTGGAACCGTTCATAAGCGGAGTCCCGTTCAATAAGAAACCGGACTACCGCTATTACGCAGGACGTCTGGCACAAATGGCTTCCAGGATCACCGAGGTATTCGGTTGGACGGAGGCGGACCTTCTTCTGGGATCACAGCAGAAAACCCTCTTTGACGATGACTTCATACCCTTAAGGCCGAAAAAGGAGGGGCCTGAGGACGTCAAAAAGAGTACGGACGAAAAAATACAAAAGAAAAAATCCAAGACCGTCTCCTTGGATCAATTCTTTTGA
- a CDS encoding 50S ribosomal protein L15e: MADESTEKKVPQGKSMYKYISEAWANSSETYVKALNQERKIQWRKEENFLRIEKPTRLDRARALGYKAKQGYVLVRAKVRKGAFKKRQIKSGRRAKRKGEEQLIVSKSLQSIAEERTQKRYQNLEVLNSYWVGADGQHEWYEVILVDPACPVIQHDPKINWICNNKHKNRVYRGLTSSGKKGRGLRNKGHGAEKVRPSGAANGNRNN; encoded by the coding sequence ATGGCAGATGAATCTACCGAGAAGAAAGTTCCTCAGGGAAAGAGCATGTACAAGTACATCTCCGAGGCCTGGGCGAACAGTTCCGAGACCTATGTGAAAGCCCTCAACCAGGAGAGGAAGATCCAGTGGAGGAAAGAAGAGAACTTCCTCCGCATCGAGAAGCCCACCAGGCTCGACAGGGCAAGGGCCCTCGGCTACAAGGCCAAGCAGGGATACGTCCTCGTCAGGGCAAAGGTCAGGAAGGGTGCCTTCAAGAAGAGACAGATCAAGTCCGGAAGGAGGGCCAAGAGGAAGGGAGAGGAGCAGCTCATCGTCAGCAAATCCCTCCAGAGCATCGCCGAAGAGAGGACCCAGAAGAGATACCAGAACCTCGAGGTTCTGAACAGCTACTGGGTCGGAGCAGATGGACAGCACGAGTGGTACGAGGTAATCCTCGTGGACCCCGCATGCCCTGTCATCCAGCACGATCCCAAGATCAACTGGATCTGCAACAACAAGCACAAGAACCGTGTCTACCGCGGTCTGACCTCTTCCGGAAAGAAGGGACGCGGACTCAGGAACAAGGGACACGGTGCCGAGAAGGTCAGGCCTTCCGGTGCTGCTAACGGCAACAGGAACAACTGA